In Vitis riparia cultivar Riparia Gloire de Montpellier isolate 1030 chromosome 19, EGFV_Vit.rip_1.0, whole genome shotgun sequence, the following proteins share a genomic window:
- the LOC117909402 gene encoding mitochondrial import receptor subunit TOM34 gives MAAVAAATTLNKIERAHQMYREGLHEEALGFYTEALAMAKTRAQKIALHSNRAACYLKLHDFDKAAKECTSVLELDHKHTGALMLRAQTLVTLKEYHSALFDVKRLMELNPSSEVYRNLEARLKTQLSLAPIPESEAELEEEEEDEDEAEPERDEAKEQDDTSLPESEEEQEGEEEEEEDEEDKDEDETELKRDEAKEQVDKNLEEDKKDRTDAVVRIDQKAEPEATTTNVRVSAPQTLSKKDSSVQDSKGWQAIPKPKGHSNLDYSRWDRVEDDSSEDDDDDEDDDEESQPQYRFRLRTVGVRPVK, from the exons ATGGCGGCGGTGGCGGCGGCCACGACGTTGAACAAGATCGAGAGGGCGCACCAGATGTACAGAGAGGGGCTGCACGAAGAAGCCCTAGGGTTCTATACAGAGGCGCTGGCCATGGCCAAGACCAGGGCCCAGAAGATCGCGCTCCACAGTAATCGAGCTGCTTGTTATCTCAAACTCCATGATTTCGACAAG GCAGCAAAAGAATGCACCTCGGTGCTTGAGCTTGATCACAAGCACACTGGAGCTTTGATGCTGCGGGCTCAGACCCTAGTGACTCTCAAGGAGTACCACTCAGCACTCTTTGACGTCAAGAGGCTCATGGAGTTGAATCCATCATCAGAAGTGTATCGGAACCTTGAAGCCCGTCTGAAGACGCAATTG TCACTTGCTCCAATACCTGAATCTGAAGCAGAGctagaagaagaggaagaagatgaagatgaagcagAACCAGAAAGGGATGAGGCAAAAGAACAAGATGATACTTCATTACCTGAATCTGAAGAGGAgcaagaaggagaagaagaagaagaagaagatgaagaagataaagatgaAGATGAAACAGAACTGAAAAGAGATGAGGCAAAGGAACAGGTTGATAAAAATttggaagaagacaaaaaagatCGAACAGATGCTGTTGTCAGAATAGATCAGAAAGCTGAGCCTGAAGCAACTACTACCAATGTCAGAGTTTCTGCCCCTCAAACATTGAGCAAGAAAGATTCATCTGTACAGGATTCCAAAGGATGGCAAGCAATCCCAAAACCAAAAGGACACTCAAATCTGGATTACTCACGGTGGGACAGAGTTGAAGACGATTCTAgcgaagatgatgatgatgatgaagatgatgacgAAGAGTCTCAGCCCCAGTATCGCTTCCGCTTAAGAACAGTTGGTGTCCGACCTGtgaagtaa